One window from the genome of Pelobates fuscus isolate aPelFus1 chromosome 13, aPelFus1.pri, whole genome shotgun sequence encodes:
- the LOC134583455 gene encoding GTP-binding nuclear protein Ran-like, protein MAAQGEPQVQFKLVLVGDGGTGKTTFMKRHLTGEFEKKYVATLGVEVHPLVFHTNRGPIKFNVWDTAGQEKFGGLRDGYYIQAQCAIIMFDVISRVTYKNVPNWHRDLVRVCENIPIVLCGNKVDIKDRKVKAKSIVFHRKKNLQYYDISAKSNYNFEKPFLWLARKLIGDPNLEFVAIPALAPPEVVMDPALAAQYEQDLQIAQTTALPDEDDDL, encoded by the coding sequence ATGGCAGCCCAAGGAGAACCTCAAGTGCAGTTTAAGCTTGTTTTGGTTGGAGACGGTGGTACTGGTAAAACAACATTTATGAAGCGTCATTTGACTGGTGAATTTGAAAAGAAATATGTAGCCACGCTTGGTGTCGAAGTACACCCTCTGGTATTCCATACTAACAGAGGTCCTATTAAATTCAATGTGTGGGATACCGCTGGTCAAGAGAAGTTTGGTGGTCTGCGAGATGGTTATTATATTCAAGCCCAGTGTGCCATCATAATGTTTGACGTTATATCCAGAGTCACATACAAAAATGTACCAAATTGGCATAGAGATCttgtaagagtatgtgaaaacaTCCCTATTGTCCTTTGTGGCAATAAAGTGGACATAAAGGACAGAAAAGTCAAAGCAAAATCAATTGTGTTTCATAGGAAGAAGAACCTTCAGTACTATGACATTTCTGCAAAGAGTAATTACAACTTTGAGAAGCCCTTCCTTTGGCTTGCCAGAAAACTGATAGGAGATCCCAATCTTGAGTTTGTAGCCATACCTGCTCTAGCACCACCAGAGGTTGTTATGGATCCAGCATTGGCAGCACAGTATGAGCAAGATTTACAGATTGCTCAAACCACTGCACTGCCAGATGAAGATGATGATCTGTGA